A genomic window from Plasmodium malariae genome assembly, chromosome: 10 includes:
- the Ap4AH gene encoding bis(5'-nucleosyl)-tetraphosphatase [asymmetrical], putative has protein sequence MSDSIVRAYGVLLCRIFCNSTKNAIGENSEIEFLFLKASYGNRHWTPPKGLHENNEDGLDTAMRETLEETGIDKDKYKLLNYEKTLKYNVNDRIKETTYYLALLLNNEENVKLSDEHTDYKWIHSNESEAYSLPNSLSDLLENAEEFLRKNNENMIVH, from the exons ATGAG tgACAGTATAGTACGAGCGTACGGCGTGCTGCTATGTAGAATTTTTTGTAACAGCACAAAAAATGCTATAGGCGAAAATTCAGaaattgaatttttatttttaaaggcATCCTATGGAAATAGACATTGGACTCCTCCAAAAG GACTGCACGAAAATAACGAAGACGGACTAGATACAGCTATGAGAGAAACTTTAGAGGAGACTGGTATAGATaaggataaatataaattactaaATTACGAAAAA accttaaaatataatgttaatGATAGGATAAAAGAGACTACATATTACCTAGCTCTCTTGTTAAATAATGAAGAGAATGTCAAGTTATCAGATGAACACACAGATTATAa ATGGATACACAGTAACGAATCAGAAGCATATTCTCTTCCAAATTCTTTATCTGACTTATTGGAAAATGCAGAGGAATTTTTGAGGAAAAACAACGAAAATATGATAGTTCATTAA
- the PmUG01_10023900 gene encoding conserved Plasmodium protein, unknown function → MKSEQLNLKALMKKFLGEEKEYIKFMKKDNKDIIVFEKENFYIYSDVLCGIESRKKEKYNIGDIYLFICLPKSNYTFSYINSIGYKYISILERSKIIKNIEDDEDNDDIKVNFYIYDLKKIIDLHDYVRAETEHIIGLDLFDIENVGDLEREYENDNENDRKDLKTKKRKIIATSEGINLHSNSYNHSSSNNNNHSSSNNNNDNITKEDGQKRKEKLGVIIKQESTTDKDNYNVSLPRDENIVSFENTKKIFDSDKIQDSLIFYVKNDYAYSCSYKKPIIVRGIEMNGEGKYNFVEEDLSSLSYDQLMYFNFNEINAVKEGDNETNNSFVFIKQNGPISYEEDASSRYLNLSSDMRGMSTIKNEDTDNVAKNRYSNNEEKKRKGTNYYESNEERKYDYSYTEEINYNFLNHYYEDNYLKNLFFQNLNLYSIIKNTYFTNLSNMDQIDQNVKLITQKFYDEYIKYMEGNKYTDLCNGNNNLNNYDLNNGLKSYININDERSLIEILAANDTFELDLALSKFDEQPKTEFSKHRATDDHGNDNSNNNNNLNSNHNSNHNSNRNNGIAAPFASLKKRKRIFLFSEVPPIEIVRNFSNHDKIIFFHNLLALYICSLNSKKYYKENKTVVNFVHNFVLNFDPNFANRKCPFGDDLIRLNSDPGFTSGEDTCSDDIHINDSKNFSFELNGKNKLKKKGNQEGDSVLMSNIKNEDETVERKNNNKKDSLNFRTIDNNYLEIKNRPNNKFLFNYKLSDTEIDNNKELVNSSHVKEVNVKDSYDIVGKCSCDYTMIYNFFEKELFKKSSIKNVYINGIKKNIIVDDNIKPSIQKKTLKLIDEIHLTHKKRPIIILEKGSTNIINRSNIESFFLHNNLDSSFIPTINNSSNNNPVQSINKSSDYYDSLSIIFKMFNKSVKFSFIENDKITKFTETDWKCVIAAILNSKESLKKILNIYPFQIPTALFQPFKTFVFMYNDVTIPSDLLSGSNIDIIRISRSNRKDDYIAVNKFWSNIEKFLLQRREKIFYIKKKKI, encoded by the coding sequence atgaaaagCGAACAGCTAAATTTAAAAGCACTAATGAAAAAATTCTTAGGAGaagaaaaggaatatataaaGTTTATGAAGAAAGATAACAAAGATATCATAGTTTTTgagaaagaaaatttttatatatatagcgaTGTTCTTTGTGGTATTGaaagtagaaaaaaagaaaaatataatataggagacatttatttgttcatttgtttaccaaaaagtaattatacattttcttatattaattCGATtggttataaatatataagcatattagaaagaagtaaaattataaaaaatattgaagaCGATGAGGATAATGATGAcataaaagtaaatttttatatatatgatttaaaaaaaataattgatttACATGATTATGTGCGTGCGGAAACAGAACATATTATAGGTCTAGACCTTTTTGACATTGAAAATGTGGGAGACCTAGAGAGGGAATATGAAAATGATAACGAGAATGACAGGAAAGATTTAAAAAcgaagaaaaggaaaataatagcAACTAGTGAGGGAATCAATCTCCATAGTAACAGTTATAATCATagcagtagtaataataacaatcatagtagtagcaataataataatgacaaTATTACCAAGGAGGATGGACAAAAAAGGAAGGAAAAATTGGGAGTTATCATAAAACAGGAAAGTACCACTGATAAGGACAACTACAATGTGTCGTTGCCGAGAGATGAAAATATTGTGTCTTTTGAAAACACCAAGAAAATATTCGACTCAGATAAAATACAGgattctttaatattttatgttaaaaatgATTATGCATACTcttgttcatataaaaagCCTATTATAGTAAGAGGCATTGAAATGAATGGagaaggaaaatataattttgtggAAGAAGATTTATCATCTCTTTCATATGATCAATTAATGTACTTCAATTTTAACGAAATAAATGCAGTAAAAGAAGGGGACAACGAGACGAATAAcagttttgtttttattaaacaaaatgGACCCATCTCTTATGAAGAAGATGCATCTAGTCGTTACCTCAACCTTAGCAGTGATATGAGGGGGATGAGCACGATTAAAAACGAAGACACAGATAATGTTGCCAAAAATAGATATAGTAATAATGAGgagaagaagaggaaggGGACGAATTACTATGAATCAAATGAAGAAAGAAAGTATGATTATTCATACACCGaagaaattaattataactttttaaatcattattatgaggataattatttgaaaaatcttttctttcaaaatttaaatttatattccataataaaaaatacgtaCTTTACAAATTTATCAAATATGGATCAAATTGAccaaaatgtaaaattaattactcaaaaattttatgacgaatatataaaatacatggaaggtaataaatatacagatTTAtgtaatggtaataataatttgaataattATGACCTGAATAATGGTTTAAAGAgttacattaatataaatgacGAAAGGAGCCTTATCGAAATTTTAGCGGCAAATGATACCTTTGAGCTAGATTTGGCCTTAAGCAAATTTGATGAACAGCCTAAAACTGAATTTAGTAAACATAGAGCAACTGACGATCATGGTAACGACAAtagcaataacaataataaccTCAATAGTAACCACAATAGTAACCACAATAGTAACCGCAATAATGGCATTGCTGCTCCATTTgcatctttaaaaaaaaggaagaggaTATTTCTTTTTAGCGAAGTCCCCCCTATCGAAATAGTCAGAAACTTTAGTAATcatgataaaataattttctttcataATTTACTGGCATTGTATATATGCTCCCTaaacagtaaaaaatattataaagaaaataaaacgGTCGTTAATTTTGTGCATAATTTTGTTCTTAATTTTGATCCCAATTTTGCAAATCGGAAGTGCCCCTTCGGGGATGATTTGATAAGGTTGAATAGTGATCCTGGTTTTACATCTGGTGAAGATACCTGCTCTGATGATATTCATATTAACGATTCGAAAAACTTCTCTTTCGAGcttaatggaaaaaataaattaaaaaaaaagggtaatCAAGAAGGTGATTCTGTGCTGATGTCAAATATCAAAAATGAGGACGAAACAGTAGAGAGGAAAAACAATAACAAAAAGGACTCACTTAATTTTCGTACTATTGACAACAACTATTTGGAGATAAAAAACAGACcgaataataaatttttatttaattacaaaTTGTCAGATACAGAAATTGATAACAACAAAGAATTAGTTAATTCTTCTCATGTTAAGGAAGTAAATGTTAAAGATTCTTACGATATAGTAGGCAAATGCTCATGTGACTACACCATgatatataactttttcgAAAAAGAgctctttaaaaaaagtagtataaaaaatgtatatataaatggtattaagaaaaatattattgtagATGATAATATTAAACCGAGTATTCAAAAGAAGACTCTAAAATTAATAGATGAAATACACTtaacacataaaaaaaggCCCATCATAATATTAGAAAAGGGTAGcacaaatataattaatagaaGCAACATTGAgtcattttttcttcataataatttagaCAGTTCTTTTATACctacaataaataatagtagtaataataacccTGTTCAGAGTATAAACAAAAGCAGTGATTATTACGATTCCTtatcaataatttttaaaatgtttaacaAAAGTGTCAAGTTTTCATTTattgaaaatgataaaataacaaaattcaCCGAAACAGATTGGAAATGTGTAATTGCAGCTATCTTAAATTCAAAagaatcattaaaaaaaatattaaatatatacccATTTCAAATTCCAACAGCTCTCTTTCAGCCATTTAAaacttttgtttttatgtataatgaTGTTACAATTCCATCTGATTTATTATCTGGTAGTAATATTGATATCATCAGAATTAGTCGTAGTAATAGAAAAGACGACTACATTGCTGTTAATAAATTCTGGAGTAACATCGAGAAATTTCTTTTACAAAGAAGagagaaaatattttacataaaaaaaaaaaaaatttga
- the PmUG01_10024100 gene encoding phosphomethylpyrimidine kinase, putative, with translation METAKILSIAGSDSCGGAGMQADIKTAMSLGCHCCSVFVVLTAQNTKEIKSIIEVDENFIIEQLDSIFADITIDVVKLGVLYSKKIISLVHNYITDINKKRGKKLLVVFDPVFVSSSGCLLVENLEYVKFSLDLICPISSIITPNFYECKVIIEALNCDIDLTNVSTTELCKTVTSKLNINACLFKSCNIDKNADEENKLYAVDHLCIRKSKDPNDDGNGKTHIVHNSHNNENINQQDKFLYDVYKLKSKRTPRADIHGTGCTLSTAISCFLSKKHNLLQSCVESKKYIYNCIKYAYALGSKSPGLNHLKASQELANFSELDVITVAQDLP, from the coding sequence ATGGAAACagcaaaaattttaagcaTAGCAGGAAGTGACAGCTGCGGAGGGGCTGGTATGCAGGCTGATATAAAAACAGCAATGAGCTTAGGTTGTCACTGTTGTTCTGTATTCGTCGTTTTAACTGCCCAAAATACGAAGGAAATAAAATCAATTATAGAAGTTGATGAAAATTTCATTATTGAACAACTGGATAGTATTTTTGCAGATATAACTATTGATGTCGTTAAGTTAGGTGTTTTAtactcaaaaaaaattatatcattggttcataattatataacagatataaataaaaagagagGGAAAAAATTACTTGTAGTTTTTGATCCAGTTTTTGTTTCCAGTTCTGGATGCTTACTAGTAGAAAATTTggaatatgtaaaattttcgTTAGATTTAATTTGTCCTATAAGTTCAATAATTACAccaaatttttatgaatgtaAAGTAATTATTGAAGCATTAAATTGTGATATCGACTTAACAAATGTTAGTACAACTGAATTGTGCAAAACTGTAACTagcaaattaaatataaatgcatgcttatttaaaagttgtaatatagataaaaatGCAGacgaagaaaataaattatatgccGTCGACCATTTATGtataagaaaaagtaaagacCCAAATGATGATGGAAATGGGAAAACTCATATAGTTCATAATTCccataataatgaaaatataaatcaacaagataaatttttatatgatgtgtataaattaaaatctAAAAGAACACCAAGGGCTGATATTCATGGTACTGGTTGTACCCTATCAACAGCTATATCAtgttttttatcaaaaaagcATAATTTGCTACAGTCCTGTGTtgaatcaaaaaaatatatttacaactGTATTAAGTATGCATACGCATTAGGCAGTAAAAGTCCAGGCTTAAATCACTTAAAGGCATCACAAGAATTGGCAAATTTTAGTGAACTCGATGTGATAACAGTTGCCCAAGATTTGCCTTGA